The following proteins come from a genomic window of Sebastes fasciatus isolate fSebFas1 chromosome 6, fSebFas1.pri, whole genome shotgun sequence:
- the ppil3 gene encoding peptidyl-prolyl cis-trans isomerase-like 3, with the protein MAVTLQTDLGEIKIELFCERAPRTCENFLALCGSGFYNGCVFHRNIKGFMVQTGDPTGTGKGGTSIWGRKYEDEYSEHLKHNVRGVVSMANNGPNTNGSQFFFTYAKQPHLDMKYTVFGKIIDGLETLDELEKLPVNEKTFRPLTETRIKDVTIHANPFAG; encoded by the exons ATG GCTGTTACCCTTCAGACAGATCTGGGAGAAATTAAAATAGAATTGTTTTGTGAGCGGGCACCGAGAACATGTGAG AACTTTCTTGCGTTGTGTGGCAGTGGGTTCTACAACGGCTGTGTCTTCCACCGAAATATCAAAGGTTTCATGGTTCAAACTGGAGATCCTACAG GCACAGGCAAAGGAGGAACAAGTATATGGGGTCGCAAATATGAGGATGAGTACAGTGAACACCTAAAA CATAATGTGAGAGGAGTGGTCTCAATGGCGAACAATGGCCCCAACACAAATGGCTCCCAGTTTTTCTTCACATACGCCAAACAGCCCCATCTGGACATGAAGTACACAGTGTTTGGAAA GATTATCGATGGCCTGGAAACACTGGATGAACTGGAGAAACTGCCTGTCAATGAAAAGACGTTCCGACCACTGACTGAAACCCGGATAAAGGATGTGACGATTCATGCCAACCCTTTTGCTGGATAG
- the LOC141769692 gene encoding 3-oxoacyl-[acyl-carrier-protein] reductase FabG-like produces MASDDAFKVSSLKGKVALVTGASSGIGAGTSILFAKLGALLALNGRDVENLQKVAKQCTDCGAAEPLLVPGDLTDEETVKKTVEQTIAHFGRLDILINSAGILAMGSIETTDLAQYDKIMNINVRTVYHLTQLCVPHLIKTKGSIVNVSSINGQRSFPGVLAYCMSKAAVDQFTRCTALELAPKQVRVNSVCPGVIITDVHKRAGLDENQYAQFLVKCKQTHALGRPGEVEEVAQSIAFLASDAASFITGVNLPIDGGRHAMCPR; encoded by the exons ATGGCTTCAGACGATGCATTTAAA GTGTCCTCCCTGAAAGGTAAAGTAGCTCTGGTAACAGGAGCCAGCTCAGGTATCGGAGCAGGAACCAGCATCCTGTTCGCTAAACTCGGAGCTCTGCTGGCTCTGAACGGCCGAGACGTGGAAAACCTCCAGAAAGTAGCCAAACAGTGCACCGACTGTGGAGCTGCTGAG CCTCTGCTTGTTCCTGGAGACCTGACTGatgaggagacggtgaagaagaccGTGGAGCAAACCATCGCTCACTTCGGCAGGCTGGATATCCTCATTAACAGCGCTGGGATTCTGGCCATGGGCAGCATAGAGACAACCGACCTGGCTCAGTATGACAAGATCATGAACATCAATGTCAG AACCGTTTACCACCTGACTCAACTCTGTGTGCCCCACCTGATCAAGACCAAAGGCTCCATCGTCAATGTGTCCAGTATCAATGGACAGAGATCA ttCCCCGGTGTGCTGGCCTATTGCATGTCCAAGGCCGCCGTTGATCAGTTCACACGTTGTACAGCACTTG AGCTGGCACCAAAGCAAGTCAGAGTGAACTCTGTCTG CCCTGGTGTGATCATCACAGATGTCCACAAGAGAGCAGGACTAGATGAGAACCAGTATGCCCAG TTTCTAGTAAAGTGTAAGCAGACTCACGCCCTCGGTCGACCCGGCGAGGTGGAGGAAGTGGCCCAGAGCATCGCCTTCCTCGCGTCCGATGCCGCCAGCTTCATCACCGGAGTCAACCTACCCATCGACGGGGGCCGCCATGCAATGTGCCCGAGATGA
- the LOC141769693 gene encoding 3-oxoacyl-[acyl-carrier-protein] reductase FabG-like — MASDDAFKVSSLKGKVALVTGASSGIGAGTSLLFAKLGALLALNGRNVENLQKVAKQCTDCGAAEPLLVPGDLTDEETVKKTVEQTIAHFGRLDVLVNNAGILAMGSIETADLAQYDKIMNMNVRAVYHLTQLCVPHLIKTKGSIVNVSSINGQRSFPGVLAYCMSKAAVDQFTRCTALELAPKQVRVNSVCPGVIITDVHKRAGLDEDQYAQFLVNSQQIHALGRPGEVEEVAQSIAFLASDAASFITGINLPIDGGRNAMCPF; from the exons ATGGCTTCAGACGATGCGTTTAAA GTGTCCTCCCTGAAAGGTAAAGTAGCTCTGGTAACAGGAGCCAGCTCAGGTATCGGAGCAGGAACCAGTCTGCTGTTCGCTAAACTCGGAGCTCTGCTGGCTCTGAACGGCCGCAACGTGGAAAACCTCCAGAAAGTAGCCAAACAGTGCACCGACTGTGGAGCTGCTGAG cCTCTGCTTGTTCCTGGAGACCTGACTGatgaggagacggtgaagaagaccGTGGAGCAAACCATCGCTCACTTCGGCCGGCTGGATGTCCTCGTTAACAACGCTGGGATTCTGGCCATGGGCAGCATAGAGACCGCAGACCTGGCTCAGTATGACAAGATCATGAACATGAATGTCAG AGCCGTTTACCACCTGACTCAACTCTGTGTGCCCCACCTGATCAAGACCAAAGGCTCCATCGTCAATGTGTCCAGTATCAATGGACAGAGATCA TTCCCCGGTGTGCTGGCCTATTGCATGTCCAAGGCCGCCGTTGATCAGTTCACACGTTGTACAGCACTTG AGCTGGCACCAAAGCAAGTCAGAGTGAACTCTGTCTG CCCTGGTGTGATCATCACAGACGTCCACAAGAGAGCAGGACTAGATGAGGACCAGTATGCCCAG TTTCTAGTAAATAGTCAGCAGATTCACGCCCTCGGTCGACCCGGCGAGGTGGAGGAAGTGGCCCAGAGCATCGCCTTCCTGGCGTCCGACGCCGCCAGCTTCATCACCGGAATCAACCTACCCATCGACGGGGGCCGCAATGCAATGTGCCCATTTTGA